The Chlorocebus sabaeus isolate Y175 chromosome 20, mChlSab1.0.hap1, whole genome shotgun sequence genomic sequence GCTGAGATAGTACCTGGGGGTTCCAGATATGCCGAATCCTTGTGCGGGGCTGGCTATGCCTACTCTGAGACCCCCATTCTAGCACTAACAAATCCATGGGCATGGGGGGCAAAGTAGGAGACTGAGAATTGAGTCAATTGGGCAGCCCCCTTTGCCTCCTCCGgcctcctcccccacctctccCGAGCCCCTCACTTGATCAGCCCCGGTGCGGTGACCACGAGGTTGAGGAAGATGTGGCAGCAGGTCTGCAGGCCAATCTCCACGCTGTCGGGCAGCACTGAGGTGTCGTGGCCAGGGGATGTGAGCTCCCACTGCTGCAGGAAATACTTGCACAGAAGCGAGGGGGCACCTTCCTTGATCAGGATCTCCCGGGGCCCATCTTCGACGGTCAGGTGGCACCAGCCAGGCAGGAGGAGCCTGGGGATGTGGAAGGGACAGATGTGTGTGGGGTTGGGAGAGGTAAAGGCACATAGATTCCCTTTTTAGGGCACCTTGCCTAAGAGAAATGGAAGTAGGGGAGAAAGACACATCCTCGCAGGTACCACAGAAAATGCAAAAGCTTCAGAGTCGCACAACCCAGGACCGAACTTGGGCTCTGCCACAAAGTGTGACTATGGGAAAGTGACTTTAATctctatgagcctcagtttcctaatctttCATATGTGAACGAGACTTCTGTTAGATTTACCACGTGGACCAAATGAGATCATTTTGGTAAAGGGTATAGCAAAATACCTGGCtcgtagtaggtgctcaataagtataaGTTCTCTTTTAACTGAGAAATCTGGGGTTGGCAAGTGACACCTGGCAGCCGAGGAGTCCTGTGGGAACAAGCCCCCCAAAACAGAAATAACCCTAAGGGAAATCTCATGGCCCAATCAGGAAGCCTGGCACAACTCAGCTTGTGGGGAGGGGTGTCCTTGTATTATGCTTTTCTGTAGAATGATCTAGCTGGACAGACTGTAACTACAGACTCACCGGAGAGCGTCTCCTGGCCAGGTGGGCCCTGGGGTGGTGGGGGAGATGGCCAGGTTGGCCACCTGCTGGGAAAGGTCATTGGCCTCCTCGGCCTCCTCGTAGAGGGTCTTGGCATAGCGGACGAGGAAGGGCAGCAGCTGGCACACCTCCTTACGCAAGGATGAGGTCTCCTCGGCCAGCCAGGCACCCAGGATCCGCACCGAGGCAAACACAAAGGGCTCCTTCTGCTTCTCTGACCCCACCTGTTGCCACAGGACCCCCTTGAGATGGAGCAGGACCAGAGACCCTCCCTGCCTTGCCAGAGGCCAGCCAGCTAGAAATAATACAATTGGAAGGGAATTCTGGCCTGTGAGCCTTTCAAGGGCAGGCCCCAACCCTTATTCTGTCCCATGAATCCAGCACCTAGCATGTGGTAGGGACACACAcgagggcctggcacagagtgagCCAGGCCCTCCACGCACGTCTGCTGAGTGAACTGGGCCCGAGTGAATTGAGTGACATGCCCCCGTACTCACTGAGGCTCCAGTCACATCTCCCTATCTCCCTACCTCTGAAGTGTCTCAAGGCTAGAAGGAAATTCACAGGTCAAAAGCTAAGTTAAACGCCCTTTACAGCAGCTCTGACGTACAGCGGGAGGGCAGGTTCCTGGCTACCATGTAACTGCTCCCAATGGTGGGAATGAGGGGATGCTCTCTTTTGGGCTAAGTCAGAAAAAAGACATGAGCTTAGTGTGGTGCATGGAGTATATGGCTGGTGAGCTCGGTGGCTGGAGCAGGCCACTGAAGATACCAGAGTCATGAGTGAATCCCTGTGGGACAGGACAGCTGGCCtctgaggcaggaaggcaggaggggaCGCAGGGGAGGCAGGCGAACTGACCTAGCCGGACCTCTGCAGAGGCCAGGAACCAGGCAGCCCTGCGTCTCTTCCCTGCACCACTAGAAGTCCGGGTGTGTGCGTGTACAGAACAATGCTACGGAGTGAGCAGAACAGACTGCTTCAAtcttgtgtgcatgtgttgggGAGAGGTGTGTGgcgtgtagtgtgtgtgtatcgGGGGGAGCGTTTGAGTGGGAGGTtactgtgttgtgtgtgtgtgcgtgtgtgtgtgtactgtgatGTGAGTGCACATATGGTGTGTGGTATGGTGCTTGtgtagaaggagggagagagggaggttgGGCCGCACGCTACTCCCTGGAGTGCTGGCTACAGGATCAGCTTGTGTGGACATGCAGCTTCGCTGTCTCCCCATTATTCTCCTCCCCCTTGCCTCCCAGCTCCAGCACTGGCTCCCCCCACACTGGGCCCCCTCTGTGGGTCACCGCACCCTCACCTGCAGCAGGTAGTGGATAACAGCCCCTATGGCCTCCTTCATGACGCTCACGAGCTGCACCTTCTGTGGCTCCTTAAGCAGTGACTGCTCACAGCGAGTGCATTCCTGGATCCCCAACTCCATGAGGGCATAGCAGGCGGTCACCACATCCTCTTTCACCTCCGTGCCCGTCTCCTCCAGTGCCAGCCGCACTTCCACGCACGCCAGATTCACCAGCAGGGCCAGGAACTTGCTCCCGGAGCTGCCCGCCGGGATCCAGTCGGAGCCGCAGGCGTGTGCCAGGCGGGCGGCCAGCTTCAGTGCAGGGTTGCGCTGCCAGGAGCTTAGCTTGCTTCCCAGGATGCGTGCCAGCCCGGCCTGCAGATCCCGGTAGCATTCAGGGGGCACGGTCGTCGGGGGCAAAAAGAGGGGCAGCAGCTGGCAGAGCTCAAACTTGCTGGCATCCTCAGCTTTCTGGAAATCCTCACTGAGGCCCCGCAACACGGCCAGCAGATCGGGCTCCGCCTCCTTCCAGCACTGTGTCTCGGCAGCAGCCAGCAGCCCCACCAGGAGTGCCAGGGCCTGGTCAAAGCCATAGCCATGCCCCAGGTATGCCTGGCATAGGGCAGACACGGTGCCACCAGCAATGAGGTGCCGAGGCCCTCTGGGGGTGCCTGCTACAGCCGTCAGGCACTGGTAGGTGTCATCAATCATGGAGCGGCGGGCAGCATCGTCCGGGTCCCCCCGGGCTGTGAGGAAGGTGCTAAGAATGGGAATCTTGTTCAGGACTTGGGGATGGGCGGCCAGTTCGGGGTCACTGCAGAAGCAGGCCAGCAGGGCCACGCCCAAAGCCCGCAGAACATGGTCAGGGCAGCCATCCGGCGCCTCCTTGGTGGTCAGGAGACGATTGGGGAAGGTGAAGCCGACAGCATCGAAGATCCGCCGCCGAGTTTTGGCATCTATGTCACCTGCTTTGACTGCCTTGGTCACCTATAGGGGGTATGTGCTATCATCAGGATAAAAGGAAGAAGTGGCAAAGATGGTCCCTCCCCTGCACCCCGGGGCACTGAGGACTAACAGGATGAGGTTATGCAACAGGACTCATCTGGAGTCATTTCATCCagctccttctttctcctttgagGCAGATAAATACGACCTCTGGGATCCCTCTCATCTGTGACTGTCCCATGGAAGTGAGGTCTAGTCTTCCTCAACCATTCATTTGAGCATTTCAACACCTGGCCAGTTGAGAAGTTCTTCCTGATGTCTAAATGCCCACAACCTGGGGTAGAAGGGGCTTAGAACTCAGTGTTTAAGATCCCCCAAGGATTTAGGGTCCTTCCTTAATTGCTCCCTCCAGAGAAGTCCCTGATCCATTTCTGCCACCTTCTCCGGGGAAATGGCTCCTGTGTCTCGCCGTTCCGCCTGTCAAAACATTTCCCCTTACATTTCACCTAAACACCTCCTCTGCTGCAGTGTGAGCCCTTGACTCCAGAGCCTTCTCCTTGTTGCCATGGCAAACAAGCAGCGGCTGTACTCCCTCCTCCCTTCACCCCCCACACACAACCCCCCCTTCCTAGCACTGCAGCTTCTGCTCTGCTGTCCCCAGCTTGGGTTCCTCCAAAAAGGCTAAGCCCCGAACTAGCTCCCATTCCTTAACCTACCTACTGCCATCCTGGCCATCCCCTAGGACCCCTCCCCAGACACTTCCAGCCCTGCTACTCTCTCCAGGCCCAGAACAACCATCCCCAGCCCTCAAGTACTCTGCACTAGTTACTACCTGCTGCTGTTACCCTATGAGTCAGCTCCCATCTGCTCTGGGACGCCCCAGAAAACAGACCCAGGCAGCCTCCTCCAAGGCCCCTAGTGCCACAGCCTTATTCAGTCCCATTCTCCCCTTTGCCCCCATTCTCAGGGGGAGCAAGAAAGAGCACAAAGGTAGGGGTCTTGGGCCTTTTTGGTGCCTCCAGGGTTGCTAGCACTACATACATATCCTTGGGGACTCACTGACCCCATTCCTTGGGGGCCCAACCACCCAACCCTTCCCACCTCCCAATTTTCAGCCAGTTCCTTACTAGCAGCAGGGCTGCAAACTGCTCGCTGTCATTCTTGGCCTCACGGAGGGCTCCCAGGTAGCGCTCCAGGGTGGGGTTTCGGCCCTCTGCCTGGTTCAGAGCTGGCTCGCAATCCGAGGCCATGATGCCCGCCTTGCCCAACTGTGAACACAAGAGGGACTGAGCATCCCTCTGCAGAGGAGGgacgggggtggggtgggggtgagagtggaggatggagggagggagggattagcacagagggaggggaggagaggatcTGGAGGGATGGGCTCCTCAGGACTGACCTCCCCTGGGGAAGCCCCTTTAAGGGGCTGGATCTGCAAACCCTTAGGGATAAAGAAGGGACCCTGGTCCAAGGTCACCTCCAGAAAGCGGGAAAGAAGGACCATGCATGCTGCTGCTCAGCTGGACAGCTCTCCTCACCAGTCTCCTGGGGGTGGGCGGGGGCTGGCCCCACTGCTTAGCTGTCCCCCTGGCACCAGAGGCTGGGTTTTATCTCCCTCCACGGGGACACAGAGGGAGTGAGTGGTGAGGACAGACAGGGAGGAATGGAGACATACATGGTTGAAGTTCGATTATCCGGACTCAGGCTGACATGGGAGAAAAGGATACCCTAggcttcctttcccctcccttcttcaGAGGCAGAGATATGCTTCAGAAGTGAGAATACAAGGTGTTCACCAGGAAAGGCTTGGAGGCCCCTCTGGGGACCCCACCCCTCCAGCCAGGGCTCTCAGTCGCCCCCGCAGGCTCCTtgcctcctctcctttccctccctcggGTAGAGGctgcagcagcagcggcagcagcggcagcagcagaaTTAACCCCTTGCGCTCCCTCTTCTCGCCCTCCCCGTCCCGCTACCAGCCTGTGGATGCCGGCAGGGGCTGGAGAAGCAAGAGGGGGTCCCGGATAGTTCCCAGGACAACGGAGAATCCAAAAGCCGGATAATCGAAGCGGGGCTGCTGAGATGGGGAGATGAGAAAGGGAGCAGGGTTCCTGGCGGTCACCACCTGTCCCGCCGCAGCCAGGTCACAACACGACATTGATGAAGTCACGACAGGGCGGCGATGAGATCACACTTCACGATGGCGCGGTGATGTCACGGAGAGATCACGTCAAAATCACGACATGGGAGACAGCCCCCAAAGATGACagggcaaattaaaaaaaaagagatatatatTGAAAAGGGCTGTGACAAAATGGAGTCTCGACAGAGCACGATGGTGTCGCGATATGGCGCGATGGAGTCGCGATAGGGTCCCCGGGGTGTGTCGGCATCGATCAGCGCCGGCTCGGAGAGGCCCCGGCTGGGATGCAGGGGAGGGCCCGAAGGGGGCTGAGCTCACCAGGCTGCGGCCCCGAGCGGCGAAGTCTTCTCCCAGCGCGATGCTCCGGGAGCTTCGGGCCGCTGCTCACGCCGCGTTGCCCACTCCTGGCTCCAGGCTGCTGcagctccacccccacccccgcaccGCTCTCGACCAATCCGCGGCTGCTTCACTCCGTGCTCTGGCCAATGGCAAGTCAGGGCGCTAAACCGTAGGGGGTGCCGCCGTTGCCGCCATCTTGCTTGTGGGTATTGCCCGAGTCTGGGGCCTGGGGCTCGCGCGAAGGAGGCAAGGTGCAGACTGCCTCTGGAAAGCTGGCGGCGAGAGACTGGGGGCCCCGATTCCTTCGCTTGTGCGTAGTTTTACCCGCCCAGCACTGCCCTTCCTCCCCCTTGGGCTCGCGGCCGGCATTGCGCTTCCCGGGGGAGGGGCGGGAGGGCTTGGTTAGCATGGAGAGTGTGTTTCCGGGTCAGTCccggggaggtgggaggaggcggCGTTTCCGGCCGCCGTCGCtgtccagggaggctgaggcgagaggtaGCTGTCCGGGTGGGGAGCCCGCActaccttcttcctcttcctcctcctccggGTGAGGGGAGCGAAGGTTGGGGTTCCCCGAGCCCATGGACCAGGAGGAGGCGGAGGCCACCGAGAGCCGGGGCCGCGCTATGTGGCCCTGAGCCCCGGTAGGTGGCCGGGGGCGGCTGGCTGCCAAGCCGAGGACCATGGGCTCAGGGGAGGGGCAAGCGGGACGGGCGATGCCAGCGGGTGCGCTGGCCGGATGTTGGGTCCGGAGGTGGCGCCCCTGGCTCGGCCAGGGCAGCCTGCTGCTTCTGGCCTTGCAGGTGCGCAGCTTGGGTCCCAGGCTGAACCCCGCCTCTCTCGGGCCCGGGCCTAGTCATGCAGCTCCCTCTATCCCCTGACAGCCAGGCAGACAGCCAGGGTTCGGGACGCTGCCGTCCTTCTTCCACCTTCGACCTCTGCAGCCTAGCCTTTAGTTGCTGTCTCTGATGTTTGGTCTCCCCACAGAGATAGAAAGTTGATGCAGAATAAAGAGGGGACGGGGTTGAGCACGATGTGTCCATTATAATATGAAACCTGCCTCATCCAGGATTTTGAAAATTATGCCCTACAGAGGGTCCTGtagtggctgcagtgagcacaaAGGTGAAATGAAGGAAGTCAAAATTGATAACCTCTGGCAGGATTCCAGGAACGCTTTGGCTTCTGGTCTCATAGTGGTTGTGTCCAACTGACAGTAGTTGCAGTTAGTGAAGAACATCAGCTGACTCTCCTTGTGCTTTCTTCTGTGATTAACAGACTGAAAACTAGGAACAAATTGGAAAGACGACCTCCCAGAACAATCTGTTCATTTTTCCAGCTATTTGGAAAACAATGTCTGCAAATATAAGCAAAGCTATTCATGGCAGCCTGTGCTGTAACTTTCCCAAATAtctgagactttttaaaaaagagctttaTTCTCGATTACTCATACCAACTGAATAGGCTGTTTCAGACGTGCTCCGTCGTTGTTCAAACATATCTTATCGCTGTGTACATAAATGGAGTTCCACGTATGTAGTTGACAGACTGAACTATGATACGTCCCCCATCAACCTGAAGTATTAAGTAAACATTACCCCCTGCTCTGTCTGAACAGCTGCTGCAACAGAGAGTGCTTTTATTTTGGGTGTACTTGTAACGCCCTAAATGCCAGAACTATTGTGAGCTTTTCTAGATTTTCATTTGTCAAGTattgtgggggtgtgtgttctCTCCCTGGGTTGTTACCCTTTGATTCAATAACAAACAATTTGGATCTTGTTGACGTGTTGTTGTTCTTGCCTTTGGTCAGCAAGCCTTTAACTGGACCCTAGCAGTGATTTGTGCTCTTAGGCAATTACAGGTTTCAGAGGAATGACTGGTTGGGAGTTCAAATGAAATTAACTCTGCCTTTCTCTTATGCAGGATTTGTTAGACTTTGCACTTCTAATCAGCTTGTTAGTCCAATGGTGTTTATTACTCCATTTTTCAAAAgctattcatttcttttctgcttctcccACCTACCTGTCAGGCTATTGATGACAGCTCTTGAGTCACCTTGAGTTTTACATCCTTTTGTGGTAGGCAGAAATGTGTTGGGTAagattcatacacacacatacacacacacatgcatactcacTCGTTCCGTCTTGGGAAACTAGAGAAGTTGCTGGATGTACTTTCTAACTTAGGCTCCATTTCATAATCTCTTGAACATGTCTCTGGCCCACACACCTCCTTTCTGCCCCCTGCTCCCTGAAATACAactacaaaacaactagaaatagGAATGGATGGAAGTGAATGAGAACGATGAAGTCCTTCAGATGCGTGTGGTTCTGCGAAAGCCTTTTCTTGGGTGGGCTGCACCTTAGTTTTGCagctgtgtgtatgtctgtgtctgtttcctcatATTAGTCAGCATTGGTATCCAGCCCAGGCAGTGCTGATGATCTCCATGTATACTGGCCATGGATAGGAATTAGGGGTTGCCAGCCTGTCATTCGCTGGATGTAGATGACAGGTACATAGTTGGACAGAAGTTTTTGAATTGCTTCTTCAGAACTCAGTCAACCCTCATAATGTTGCCAGTGTTTACATACTAATTTAGACAACATAGCAAAGCTTTATAAGAGGGAAGAAATTTATGGTAAATGAGTTTTTCTGCTGGAAGAGACCTAAATCATCCAGCCCCTAGATTCTGGTGTAGCCAGCATAGTGCctgacataaatatttgttgaatgcaggGATTGGGGTGGATAGCATTGAGGTGTAAATTGAATAGATTTTGATGATAATAGTGGTGGGCGGGGACAGTAGCAGACTGGAGAGTGCATGCCCTGCCTAAAGACATTTGCgttcagaaactttaaaaatactgggCCAGACATAACCCTCAGGTTCCTTTACCTCTGAGGGTGCAACCTCTTCTCCTCAAAAGTAAGAAAGTGTGTTTGGTCAAAGTCACAAAGCGGTCAGTAACAGAACTACAACTAAAACTCAGATCTTCTTGTCTGTGGGCTGTTGCTCTTTCCATTCTACCACATAGGTGATTTActgttagattaaaaaaaaaaaaaaggaatataaagtTTCAATTTTCAGTGGATTCATTTCACATCCCTTGCTGTGTTGTTATCGTGCTAATTATAGGCTACCTCAAAGCCCAAGTTTAAAATTTATAGGCAGGGTTGAGCTGTTAAAGACAAACTTGAAAGTTTTCTTTCCCCTAATCTGTCACATTCTCTAGCATTCCACATTTCCAggaattaattattaattacttGGCAtgtaatttcttctctttctgtccttCTAGTGTACTGGTTCTGCCTGTCTGGAAGGCCATGGAGAAGCGGCTGGGAGTCAAGCCAAATCCTGCTTCCTGGATTTTATCAGGATGTTATTGGCAGACATCTGCGAAGTGGTTGAGAAGCCTGTACCTGTTTTATACTTGCTTTTGCTTCAGTGTTCTGTGGTTGTCAACAGGTAccattttctttatagatttaagatttttttttttttaagaaaagagcaCTTTGTGTGAGTCCCTCAGTTCATTGTAAGGACTATTAGGAGGCAGAAAAGCAATCTGCTAATTGACGGAAATGGTCATCCTTTTGGTGAATACTCAGTCTGttgggtttatttatttgttttgttttggaaccAGAATTTAAACTGGATTCTTTTTCATAAGGGAGAATTGGCACAACCGTTTTAAGACTtgataaaagtttattaaaaataaaaaggtttcaAAGTTGGACAGATCTGGGCCCTGGAACTGGATATTTCCATGTAATGACTGTAAAACCTTGAGCAAATTACCTGTTATCTTTGAGGAAGGGTCATATCTACCTCATAGTTTGATTTGAGGGATAGTATAATTAAAGCACGTAGCACAGCACTCAGCATGGGTGCTTAGTCttgctattgcccaggctggtcttgaacttcctttcctttcctaaaGGAATCTACACTTACGGGAAAAATGCGTTCCTTACTTTTTCCATAGAAAGGGGCTGTGTTGATAGATTTCATAGACTATACTTTCCTCCTA encodes the following:
- the NCDN gene encoding neurochondrin, which gives rise to MSCCDLAAAGQLGKAGIMASDCEPALNQAEGRNPTLERYLGALREAKNDSEQFAALLLVTKAVKAGDIDAKTRRRIFDAVGFTFPNRLLTTKEAPDGCPDHVLRALGVALLACFCSDPELAAHPQVLNKIPILSTFLTARGDPDDAARRSMIDDTYQCLTAVAGTPRGPRHLIAGGTVSALCQAYLGHGYGFDQALALLVGLLAAAETQCWKEAEPDLLAVLRGLSEDFQKAEDASKFELCQLLPLFLPPTTVPPECYRDLQAGLARILGSKLSSWQRNPALKLAARLAHACGSDWIPAGSSGSKFLALLVNLACVEVRLALEETGTEVKEDVVTACYALMELGIQECTRCEQSLLKEPQKVQLVSVMKEAIGAVIHYLLQVGSEKQKEPFVFASVRILGAWLAEETSSLRKEVCQLLPFLVRYAKTLYEEAEEANDLSQQVANLAISPTTPGPTWPGDALRLLLPGWCHLTVEDGPREILIKEGAPSLLCKYFLQQWELTSPGHDTSVLPDSVEIGLQTCCHIFLNLVVTAPGLIKRDACFTSLMNTLMTSLPALVQQQGRLLLAANVATLGLLMARLLSTSPALQGTPASRGFFAAAILFLSQSHVARATPGSDQAVLALSPEYEGIWADLQELWFLGMQAFTGCVPLLPWLAPAALRSRWPQELLQLLGSVSPNSVKPEMVAAYQGVLVELARANRLCREAMRLQAGEETASHYRMAALEQCLSEP